TCGTGAGACTTCAAAACCGCTGTTAAAAGCGTGCTGCAGCTCGAACTCGTCCCAGAGTCCGTGCCCGCTGGCCTTAAGCACGCTCACCATGTTGCGGATCTGATGCGCAGAAAGGACTGCCCGACGAACCAGAGGAGCACCTCGTCCTCCTGCCGCACGACGTCAATCTTGTCGATCGTGCGGACCGTCGGAGGTTGGTGCGCGCCTTCCAGTACTGCGCGGCTTCGCGTCGTAGGTGAGAACCTTTGGCCGTACGCGTTGTAGGTCGGCAGCGCGCCAGCACGTTCGAGGTGGGTGAGCCCGCGATCAACGTCCACCTTGGGGGCTGGTTCCTTCTCCCACGGAGCGCGGCCTGTCACCGTTGGCGCCTCGTGCTCCTCCGCAAAAGTCGCCGCGGACTCGATCGTGCCGGTGCGGCTGACCGCCGCCCGCCGCAGTGCGTTCGCCATTTTCGGATCGGCAAAGTATCCGTAGTCGTGCGTGCCTTCCATCGCGGCGCAAAGCGCTTCATGCGTGCGACGTCGAGGTGTCGGTCGACGTGCCACTGAAACCCGGCGTCGAAGAGGGGCGGCGCGACGCGGTTCAAGATGCGGTAGCAATACACGCGACGGACGCCAGAGTGTCGAGCGTGGAAGTCCTGGTTCTTGCACGGGTGACAGGCGAGGATGGCGAGCGGCTGCTGGTGTGACTGTAACCAGAGGGTGGCGCGCTGAAGAATGGTCCTCGGCTGCATTTCAATCTCACTCGGGAGGTCAACGTGGCAGGTGAGTCGACGGACCGACACACCCGTTTCGGGATGACGGCGGCGACCACGGACACGCTCGGCACATCAAGTGCCACCGCGAGGGCGTCCTCCAGAATCGTTCGTGCGTGGTGGCGCGTCTGTGCCGCCTCCCCCGCGACGCCGTAGAGGTTGCTGTCGGAGCCGCCAGTCTCACTTGGCCTCGCGGGGCGCCGCCGCGTCGTGCCATCGGGCAGCCTCTCCACCACCTCCCATCGCCGGGTAGAGCTCTTGAACCACCCGTCGAAGTCGCTTCCCTGGTACTGGACCTCCACGCGGTAGCGGGTCAGACCGGGCGGCACAATCTGCTGCCCGGGCACGTAGCGgtctttttttttccttctgaAGGCGTCGGTCCTCGCGTTGGCGGGCGTCAACGTTTGT
This portion of the Bactrocera neohumeralis isolate Rockhampton unplaced genomic scaffold, APGP_CSIRO_Bneo_wtdbg2-racon-allhic-juicebox.fasta_v2 ctg1782, whole genome shotgun sequence genome encodes:
- the LOC126766585 gene encoding LOW QUALITY PROTEIN: tRNA pseudouridine synthase A-like (The sequence of the model RefSeq protein was modified relative to this genomic sequence to represent the inferred CDS: inserted 3 bases in 3 codons); its protein translation is TTSWGARRHRTWAPQTLTPANARTDAFRRKKKDRYVPGQQIVPPGLTRYRVEVQYQGSDFDGWFKSSTRRWEVVERLPDGTTRRRPARPSETGGSDSNLYGVAGEAAQTRHHARTILEDALAVALDVPSVSVVAAVXPETGVSVRRLTCHVDLPSEIEMQPRTILQRATLWLQSHQQPLAILACHPCKNQDFHARHSGVRRVYCYRILNRVAPPLFDAGFQWHVDRHLDVARMKRFAXAMEGTHDYGYFADPKMANALRRAAVSRTGTIESAATFAEEHEAPTVTGRAPWEKEPAPKVDVDRGLTHLERAGALPTYNAYGQRFSPTTRSRAVLEGAHQPPTVRTIDKIDVVRQEDEVLLWFVGQSFLXHQIRNMVSVLKASGHGLWDEFELQHAFNSGFEVSRKTFQRERLPPAPVHGLTLWDVEYPKQHRDDFVPFVDSGPYEEVDISAVN